The window AATTATCGCTGCACTGCTGCTCTTTCTGTCACCTAGCCTAAAAATTCCACTGATGGACACGGCAGCAGATAATTATTTCCGGGAAGCAATAAGCAAAGGAGGAATTTCCTATGCTACCTGCCGGGTCATCAATGCCTCTATTTCTATTATCAAGGAATCCAACCTGCACCTGGAACCTGCCGGAGTGGGTATATCTTTGGCTGTGGGGCAGGCCTTAGACCCCATTGATGACATGACCGAGCGTCTGTCGGATGTTCTGGTTACCGCAATTACTTCGCTGGGTGTGCAAAAACTGGCCTATGAAATGGGAATATCACTGGCACCGCCTGTGCTTGCGGTCTTTCTCTTCTTGCTCTCTCTTCTGGTCTGGTTTAACAGCACCAAGTTGGTCTTTCTACACAAGACAGTAACTCGCTTTGCCCTGCTCATCCTTATTGCCCGCTTTTTCCTTCCCCTCTCCTCACTGGCCAATGAATTCATCAATACGAATTTTTTCACCCCCCAGATTGACGAGGTAAGTACAAAACTGGCTCTTGATTCCAAAAAATTAGATACACTCAAGGAGATCTCATTGCCTGATGGTCTTTTTGGAACAGCTACATTTCTCAAAGAAAAGTCAGGAGAATTGAAGAAAGCGCTGGCGCTGGTTGCCAATAATATGGGTGGGATAATTGAAAGCCTTCTGCAACTCACTTTTCTCTATGTGGGCATTCTGCTCATCCAGGTTGTGCTTCTTCCCCTGCTGGCCTTCTTCTTTCTGATAAAAATCGTCAACGCCTTGTTCGACATTCATCTTCCGGCAGAGGTGCTGCATCACCATATGAACCATCCAGCAGCTACGGAAAGCGAAGAAACCTGTTAGGAGAGGACAGAGAGGTACATCCTCACCAGCTTCAGCTGGTGGGGAGCCTCCTGTTGTTGGCTGCTGCTCGCCCGGTTCTAATGAAAAATCAGGCGACTGATTCCCACAGCTTCATCCCAGGGACGAGCTGCATTGATTCCCAATAACTCAAAAACAACGACCTCAAGCACGAGGTAAACCCGACTATCCCTCCGAATACAGCCAGTAAGCGTTTTACCGTGCTCGCCTAAGACCCCGTGCATATGGATCTTTGGCTCCTCACCATCCATATGCACAGATCCGCAACCGACAAGCTCGCTTACACCATCCACATCCTGCCAAATCGGGTCTGGTGGGATGACGGGTTCTTTGGGACCGATCACCACGCCAGCCTTATCCAGGGCACCAATCACCTGAAACCAAGCGCTATGGATCTTTTCCCAGAGGATGACCTCCCTAAGCCCTGTCAGAAAATCTTCTCCGTGGTCAAAACGAATGGTCAAAACCCGACCGATAGACCCAGTTCTATACTCCATACCACCTCATGTTCGTCACACCCCTCTCGCCTCTGCTATTAATGCAAGTCTCCGCCCGTGCTGGACATTGTCAGGTTGCCGCTTTTTACTCCCCGCAAAGCGATCATATTCTCTGCCAGCTCCTGGACAGCAAAGGCGTTTCCCTTGACAATGGTCACCTCCAGACAATTATGATGGTCCATATGCACATGGGTGGTCGAGGTAATTAAACGATAATAATCATGCTGAATCTCTGTAATTCGCTCTTGCAACTGGGCCTGATGATGATCATATACCAAGGTTACAACACCCACGACCTCGCTGTCCTGTTGCCATTTTTCGTTCACCAGTTTATTCCTAATCAGATCACGAATGGCTTCTGAACGGTTGGAATAGCGGTGCCTGCTGATGTAATCATCAAATTGATCCAGGAGATGCTCCTCTAGTGACACTGAAAATCTTTTTAACATAACCCTATCATCTGATCTGATTTGCTCTTGCTTCCGTACAAGCGGAATATTATGCGTCCTCAAGCTCTTCTAAGCGTTTAAGAATCGCCTTTACCTCTTCCTGCATGACTGCTGGGATCTGCGCATCCTTTTCCAGCCTATGCAGGTATTGTTTTGCATACTTTACTCGCCCCTCGTACAGATAGTATTTTGCCAAGTAAAAGGTACTTATCCCCCTTTTTTTCTGGCTGGATTTCACCCGAGCAAGCTCGTAATACACCTGAGAATATTCAGGAATATTCTTTGCTACTTCCAGATAGAACTTCTCCGCTTCTTCATACCGCCCCTGCATAGCCATTGCCGTGGCCAGCTTAAAGGTGCAGTACATATCAGTGGGGTCACGCTCATACATCCTTCGTAACAGAGGAACAGCCTTGTCAACTTCACCTGCGTCAATGTACAGTGCTGAAAGATCAACATTGAGAATATCCCGTCCAGGAAACTCGTTTTGCACAACGGCTAAATGCTTCTGTGCTTCCTCAAAACTATTTTCCTTAACATTAAGCAGAAATAAACCATAATGGGCCATTGCCATCCGCACCCCTTCCTCGGTCGAGGCCAAGGTATTGGCACAATGCACCCGTAAATCTTCAAAATCTATAGACTGACTCAAGACCCGATATTTAAAACGCAAAAATGAAAAGGACCCCAAATCTTCAGGATAAGGCTTTGCGTCCAATTTTCTTCGCTCAAGCTCCAACAGGGATTGCACATAGTCCAAGCGGTCCTCTGGATTCGGATGGGTCAAGAGGTAGGGAGGGAGCTGTTCAGAACGATAGCGGGTAATCCTCCGCATGGATTTGAGCATTTCTTCCATCGCATTCGGATTACGCCCCATGATTTTCAGCCAACCAAAAGCCAACCGATCGGCCTGTTCTTCATCCTGGCGAGAGAAACTGAGCCCAGCTGTCTGATTAGCGGCCAGAGCCCCGGTGAACAGCCCCTGGGTCAGGGCCGGATTCCCCACAGCAAGACTGGCAAGGCCAAAAAGAAGACTGGCTGCGGTGACCTT is drawn from Candidatus Electrothrix aestuarii and contains these coding sequences:
- a CDS encoding DUF296 domain-containing protein, encoding MEYRTGSIGRVLTIRFDHGEDFLTGLREVILWEKIHSAWFQVIGALDKAGVVIGPKEPVIPPDPIWQDVDGVSELVGCGSVHMDGEEPKIHMHGVLGEHGKTLTGCIRRDSRVYLVLEVVVFELLGINAARPWDEAVGISRLIFH
- the nikR gene encoding nickel-responsive transcriptional regulator NikR, whose amino-acid sequence is MLKRFSVSLEEHLLDQFDDYISRHRYSNRSEAIRDLIRNKLVNEKWQQDSEVVGVVTLVYDHHQAQLQERITEIQHDYYRLITSTTHVHMDHHNCLEVTIVKGNAFAVQELAENMIALRGVKSGNLTMSSTGGDLH
- a CDS encoding M48 family metalloprotease; the encoded protein is MAGQCLTPRKASGFSIGEERDIGEKLLLAVRGEFELLDDPDIVQYLNRLGQQVLAIAGPQYFDYHFFVIKNEQFNAFAAPSGLIFFNSGLIKTVQSEDQLLSVLAHEVGHVVSRHLSRRIAKQGKVTAASLLFGLASLAVGNPALTQGLFTGALAANQTAGLSFSRQDEEQADRLAFGWLKIMGRNPNAMEEMLKSMRRITRYRSEQLPPYLLTHPNPEDRLDYVQSLLELERRKLDAKPYPEDLGSFSFLRFKYRVLSQSIDFEDLRVHCANTLASTEEGVRMAMAHYGLFLLNVKENSFEEAQKHLAVVQNEFPGRDILNVDLSALYIDAGEVDKAVPLLRRMYERDPTDMYCTFKLATAMAMQGRYEEAEKFYLEVAKNIPEYSQVYYELARVKSSQKKRGISTFYLAKYYLYEGRVKYAKQYLHRLEKDAQIPAVMQEEVKAILKRLEELEDA